In a single window of the Alphaproteobacteria bacterium genome:
- the rpsA gene encoding 30S ribosomal protein S1, producing the protein MADTMEMVPAGEDFAALLEESLQEQSSFEGTVVKGTVVSIENDMALIDVGLKSEGRVPLKEFAGPGQDPELRVGDTVDIYVERLEDKNGEAVLSRDKARREEAWLQLERAFNDSEKVKGVIFGRVKGGFTVDLAGAVAFLPGSQVDIRPVRDITPLMGTPQPFQILKMDRNRGNIVVSRRAVLEETRAEARNELVANLKEGQVLNGVVKNITDYGAFIDLGGVDGLLHVTDIAWKRINHPSEALSIGQSVEVQVIRFNPETQRISLGMKQLMADPWDGIEAKYPVGTQFMGRVTNITDYGAFVELEPGVEGLVHVSEMSWTKKNVHPGKIVATSQEVEVRILDVDPVKRRISLGIKQTIENPWITFAREYPAGTELEGEVKNITEFGLFVGLPGDIDGMVHLSDISWERSGEDAASEFNRGDMVKVKVLDVDTEKERISLGIKQLSDDPFTSALKSADNLRRGSIITGTVTQVNDGGVELAIEGDLVGFIRRSDLARERSEQRPDRFAIGEKVDAKVTQVDKASRRISLSIKALEIEEEKEAMAQYGSSDSGASLGDILGAALRNRQNNEDA; encoded by the coding sequence ATGGCTGACACGATGGAAATGGTTCCCGCCGGCGAGGATTTCGCCGCGCTTCTGGAAGAGAGTCTCCAGGAGCAAAGCAGTTTCGAAGGGACCGTCGTCAAGGGAACCGTCGTTTCCATTGAAAACGACATGGCCCTGATCGACGTCGGGCTGAAGTCCGAAGGCCGCGTGCCGCTGAAGGAGTTCGCCGGACCCGGCCAGGATCCGGAACTGCGCGTCGGCGACACCGTCGACATCTATGTCGAGCGGTTGGAAGACAAGAATGGCGAGGCCGTTCTCTCCCGCGACAAGGCCCGGCGCGAGGAAGCCTGGCTCCAGCTGGAGCGCGCGTTCAACGACAGCGAGAAGGTCAAGGGCGTCATCTTCGGCCGGGTCAAGGGCGGCTTCACCGTCGATCTGGCCGGCGCCGTGGCCTTCCTGCCCGGCAGCCAGGTGGATATCCGCCCCGTGCGCGATATCACGCCGCTGATGGGCACGCCGCAGCCGTTCCAGATCCTGAAAATGGACCGCAACCGCGGCAATATCGTCGTCTCGCGCCGCGCCGTGCTGGAAGAGACCCGCGCCGAGGCCCGCAACGAGCTGGTGGCCAACCTCAAGGAAGGCCAGGTGCTGAACGGCGTCGTCAAGAACATCACCGACTACGGTGCGTTCATCGACCTGGGCGGCGTCGACGGCCTGCTGCACGTCACCGACATCGCCTGGAAGCGCATCAACCACCCGTCCGAGGCGCTGAGCATCGGCCAGTCGGTCGAGGTGCAGGTGATCCGCTTCAACCCGGAAACCCAGCGCATCAGCCTCGGCATGAAGCAGCTCATGGCCGACCCCTGGGACGGCATCGAGGCGAAATACCCGGTCGGCACCCAGTTCATGGGCCGCGTCACCAACATCACCGACTACGGCGCCTTCGTCGAGCTGGAGCCGGGCGTCGAGGGTCTGGTGCACGTCTCCGAGATGTCCTGGACCAAGAAAAACGTCCACCCCGGCAAGATCGTCGCCACCTCCCAGGAGGTCGAGGTCCGCATCCTGGACGTGGATCCGGTCAAGCGCCGCATCTCGCTCGGCATCAAGCAGACCATCGAAAACCCGTGGATCACCTTCGCCCGCGAATACCCGGCCGGCACCGAGCTGGAAGGCGAGGTCAAGAACATCACCGAATTCGGTCTGTTCGTCGGCCTGCCGGGCGATATCGACGGCATGGTCCACCTGTCCGACATCTCGTGGGAACGCTCCGGCGAGGATGCCGCCAGCGAGTTCAACCGCGGCGACATGGTCAAGGTGAAGGTGCTCGACGTCGACACCGAGAAGGAGCGCATCTCGCTCGGCATCAAGCAACTCAGTGACGATCCGTTCACCAGCGCGCTGAAGTCCGCCGACAATCTGCGTCGCGGCTCGATCATCACCGGCACCGTCACCCAGGTGAACGACGGCGGCGTCGAACTGGCGATCGAGGGCGATCTGGTCGGCTTCATCCGCCGCTCCGACCTGGCGCGCGAGCGCTCGGAGCAGCGGCCGGACCGCTTTGCCATCGGCGAGAAGGTCGATGCCAAGGTGACCCAGGTCGACAAGGCGTCGCGCCGCATCTCGCTCTCCATCAAGGCGCTGGAGATCGAGGAAGAGAAGGAAGCGATGGCGCAGTACGGCTCGTCCGACAGCGGCGCCTCGCTGGGCGACATTCTGGGCGCAGCGCTGCGCAACCGCCAGAACAACGAGGACGCGTAG
- the sppA gene encoding signal peptide peptidase SppA, giving the protein MGWTPDPNGTADRMVDRRRLKRQVVLWRSLALVVVTVLATLLAMRLAGDDSSGAFAKGPHIARLSIAGVIQTDQSLLDRIDRLTRDGTVRAVLLHIDSPGGTYAGAEALYGALRQLAAAKPVVAVMDGVAASGGYMAAVATDHIVARAGTITGSVGVIMQMPRLKGLLDSLGIQVEEVRSGPLKATPSPFETPDEPARAATRALIDDLFRQFLTIVTSRRPLAEPTLEQVRTGRVFTGRQALPLGLIDAIGGEAEARHWLASEHGIAADLPVRNVDSDGTDDWVREALKRLGAGSLLRIQGSVDGPWVIWHPSL; this is encoded by the coding sequence ATGGGATGGACACCCGACCCTAACGGCACGGCCGACCGCATGGTCGACCGTCGCCGCCTCAAACGCCAGGTTGTGCTGTGGCGCAGCCTGGCGTTGGTCGTTGTCACCGTGCTGGCCACGCTGCTCGCCATGCGCCTTGCCGGCGACGACAGCAGCGGCGCCTTTGCCAAAGGCCCGCACATCGCCCGGCTCTCCATCGCCGGCGTCATCCAGACCGACCAATCCCTGCTCGACCGCATCGACCGCCTGACGCGCGACGGCACCGTTCGCGCGGTGCTGCTGCATATCGACAGCCCCGGCGGCACCTATGCCGGCGCGGAAGCGCTCTATGGCGCGCTCCGGCAACTGGCCGCGGCGAAGCCGGTGGTGGCGGTGATGGACGGCGTCGCGGCCTCGGGCGGCTATATGGCGGCGGTGGCGACCGATCATATCGTCGCCCGTGCCGGCACGATCACCGGCTCGGTCGGGGTGATCATGCAGATGCCGCGGCTGAAAGGCCTGCTCGATTCTCTCGGCATCCAGGTGGAGGAAGTCCGCAGCGGACCGCTGAAGGCCACCCCCTCCCCGTTCGAAACGCCGGACGAACCGGCCCGGGCCGCCACCCGCGCCCTTATCGACGACCTGTTCCGGCAATTTCTGACCATCGTCACCTCCCGCCGCCCCCTGGCGGAGCCAACGCTGGAGCAGGTGCGCACAGGCCGCGTCTTCACCGGCCGGCAGGCGTTGCCGCTCGGCCTGATCGACGCTATCGGCGGCGAGGCCGAAGCCCGGCATTGGCTGGCGAGCGAACACGGCATTGCCGCCGACCTGCCGGTTCGCAACGTCGACAGCGACGGTACGGACGATTGGGTGCGTGAAGCCCTCAAACGCCTGGGCGCCGGTTCGCTGTTGCGCATTCAGGGAAGCGTTGACGGCCCCTGGGTCATTTGGCACCCTTCTCTCTAG
- a CDS encoding (d)CMP kinase — MIVAIDGPAGAGKGTLGKRLAADLGYAHLDTGLLYRAVGARLLADGVSDPTEQQATAVARALTPDDLADPRGLRNERVGAAASKVAAFPGVRDALFAFQRAFATHPPDGAAGAVLDGRDIGTVICPDADLKLYLTASPAARARRRFEELQAAGDRRIYADILKDVEDRDQRDSARATAPLRPAIDAVVIDTTDKDAATVYAIAMDCVRRLVRPRSDGENGDTPLR; from the coding sequence GTGATCGTCGCCATCGACGGCCCCGCCGGCGCCGGCAAGGGAACGCTCGGCAAGCGGCTGGCGGCGGACCTGGGCTATGCCCACCTCGACACCGGCTTGCTCTACCGCGCCGTGGGCGCCCGGCTGCTGGCCGATGGCGTGAGCGACCCGACCGAGCAACAGGCCACGGCCGTCGCCCGCGCGCTGACGCCGGACGACCTCGCCGATCCCCGGGGGCTGCGCAACGAGCGGGTCGGCGCGGCGGCCTCGAAAGTGGCCGCGTTTCCGGGGGTTCGCGACGCGCTGTTCGCCTTCCAGCGGGCGTTTGCGACCCATCCGCCGGACGGGGCCGCCGGCGCGGTTCTCGACGGCCGCGACATCGGCACGGTGATCTGTCCGGACGCCGACCTGAAGCTCTATCTGACCGCCAGCCCGGCCGCCCGCGCGCGCCGACGATTCGAAGAGTTGCAGGCGGCGGGCGACAGGCGTATATACGCCGACATCCTCAAGGACGTTGAGGATCGAGACCAACGGGACAGCGCGCGGGCGACCGCTCCGCTGCGTCCGGCTATAGATGCTGTCGTGATCGATACGACCGATAAGGACGCCGCGACAGTCTATGCGATTGCCATGGATTGTGTGCGGCGGCTAGTTCGGCCCCGATCGGACGGCGAAAACGGAGATACGCCGCTGCGGTGA
- a CDS encoding DUF1028 domain-containing protein has protein sequence MTYSLVARDPASGALGVAVASRFFAVGAIVPWVRGGVGAVASQAFPNPTYGVDALRLLADGAAPEAIVTACMERDTGHPHRQLHLVDARGRTAAFTGLQCIDWAGHAEGDGVSVAGNMLAGPKVVAEALRAYRAALDRPFAERLLLALQAGEDAGGDKRGRQSAALVIHRDQDYPWLDIRADDHADPIAELRRLYAVAQERFLIMAEAMPTRENPHGLADRSGIDARIARLEEDRRRHGETTASHMWNRP, from the coding sequence ATGACCTATTCCCTCGTCGCCCGCGATCCCGCCTCCGGCGCGCTGGGCGTTGCCGTCGCCAGCCGCTTCTTCGCCGTCGGCGCCATCGTCCCCTGGGTGCGGGGCGGCGTCGGTGCCGTCGCCAGCCAGGCGTTCCCGAACCCGACCTACGGGGTCGATGCGCTCCGCCTGCTGGCGGACGGCGCCGCGCCCGAGGCCATCGTCACCGCCTGCATGGAGCGCGACACAGGTCACCCGCACCGGCAATTGCACCTGGTCGACGCCCGGGGGCGGACCGCCGCCTTCACCGGCCTGCAGTGCATCGACTGGGCCGGCCACGCAGAGGGCGATGGCGTCTCCGTCGCCGGCAACATGCTGGCGGGGCCCAAAGTGGTGGCCGAGGCCCTGCGCGCCTACCGGGCCGCCCTGGACCGGCCGTTTGCCGAACGCCTGCTGCTCGCCCTCCAGGCCGGCGAGGACGCGGGCGGCGACAAGCGCGGCCGGCAGTCGGCCGCGCTGGTGATCCATCGCGATCAGGATTATCCCTGGCTCGACATCCGTGCCGACGACCATGCCGACCCGATAGCGGAACTGCGGCGCCTCTACGCGGTCGCCCAAGAGCGCTTCCTGATCATGGCCGAGGCCATGCCGACGCGCGAGAACCCGCACGGCCTGGCGGACCGCAGCGGCATCGACGCGCGCATTGCCCGCCTGGAAGAGGACCGCCGCCGCCACGGCGAGACCACCGCCTCCCACATGTGGAACCGGCCCTAG
- a CDS encoding CoA transferase: MAQGPLSGITVIDLTRVLAGPYSTMLLAELGARVIKVETPGTGDDARHYGPFKEGKSAYFISVNRGKESIALNLKDEGDRTIFEALLAKADLVIENFRPGTMEKLGYGWEDLHPKFPNLVYAACSGFGHTGPHAKRPAYDMVVQAMGGIMSITGQPGPNAEPTRVGLSIGDLGAGLFTTIGIVSALYDRAVTGAARKVDVSMLDCQVSLMENAIARYAATGEVPGPLGGRHPSITPFQVFKTKDSHMIIAAGNNVMYERFCDIIGRQDLKTDPRFASNGSRTEHHEVLGEMIEQVLMTRDTAEWLPQLDEAGIPASKINNVADIMQHPQMGPRQMLVTVDDPTFGEMKVAGNPIKLSGFEDNGHRPTAPDVDQDRERIIREFMG; the protein is encoded by the coding sequence ATGGCGCAAGGACCGCTCTCCGGCATCACCGTTATCGACCTGACCCGCGTGCTGGCGGGGCCGTATTCCACCATGCTGCTGGCCGAACTGGGCGCGCGGGTGATCAAGGTGGAAACCCCCGGCACCGGCGACGATGCCCGCCATTACGGGCCGTTCAAGGAGGGCAAGTCCGCCTATTTCATCAGCGTCAACCGCGGCAAGGAGAGCATCGCGCTCAACCTGAAGGACGAGGGCGACCGGACGATTTTCGAGGCGCTGCTGGCCAAGGCCGACCTGGTGATCGAGAATTTCCGCCCCGGCACCATGGAAAAGCTGGGCTATGGCTGGGAGGATCTGCACCCGAAATTCCCGAACCTGGTCTATGCGGCGTGCAGCGGCTTCGGCCACACCGGTCCGCACGCGAAACGGCCCGCCTATGACATGGTGGTGCAGGCCATGGGCGGCATTATGAGCATCACCGGCCAGCCCGGCCCGAACGCGGAGCCGACGCGCGTCGGCCTGTCCATCGGCGATCTGGGCGCGGGCCTGTTCACCACCATCGGCATCGTCTCGGCGCTCTACGACCGGGCGGTGACCGGTGCCGCGCGGAAAGTGGATGTCTCCATGCTGGATTGCCAGGTCTCGCTGATGGAGAACGCGATTGCGCGCTATGCGGCGACGGGCGAGGTGCCGGGGCCGCTCGGCGGGCGGCATCCGTCGATCACGCCGTTCCAGGTCTTCAAGACCAAGGACAGCCACATGATCATCGCCGCCGGCAACAATGTCATGTACGAGCGTTTCTGTGACATTATCGGCCGCCAGGACCTGAAGACGGACCCGCGCTTCGCCTCGAACGGCAGCCGTACCGAGCACCACGAGGTGCTGGGCGAGATGATCGAACAGGTGCTGATGACCCGCGATACGGCGGAATGGCTGCCGCAGCTGGACGAGGCGGGCATTCCGGCCTCGAAGATCAACAATGTCGCCGACATCATGCAGCACCCGCAGATGGGGCCGCGGCAGATGCTGGTGACCGTGGACGACCCGACCTTCGGCGAGATGAAGGTGGCCGGCAACCCGATCAAGCTCTCGGGCTTCGAGGACAACGGCCATCGCCCGACCGCGCCGGACGTGGACCAGGACCGCGAGCGCATCATCCGCGAGTTCATGGGGTAG
- a CDS encoding FYDLN acid domain-containing protein, with product MSTAQAKRGTKRTCVACGERFYDLARDPIVCPACGNVHGPEAFVRHRPLAEVVAAPVAAAAAKPEAEDDDLDLDEVGLDDDDTLIDDGDDLDDDDDGIEDVVIDVDGDDEDS from the coding sequence ATGAGCACAGCGCAAGCGAAGCGCGGCACCAAGCGCACGTGCGTCGCCTGTGGCGAGCGCTTCTACGATCTGGCCCGTGACCCGATCGTCTGCCCGGCCTGCGGCAATGTGCATGGGCCGGAAGCGTTCGTGCGCCATCGCCCGCTGGCGGAGGTCGTGGCGGCGCCCGTGGCCGCCGCCGCGGCCAAGCCGGAGGCCGAGGACGACGATCTGGACCTGGACGAGGTCGGGCTCGACGACGACGACACGTTGATCGACGACGGCGACGATCTGGACGATGACGACGATGGCATCGAAGACGTCGTTATTGATGTTGACGGCGACGACGAAGACAGCTAA
- the gap gene encoding type I glyceraldehyde-3-phosphate dehydrogenase gives MAIRVAINGFGRIGRMVFRAAMESNRTDLEFVAINDLGSPKANAHLLKYDSVHGRLNQDVSVDGDTIRVGDRAVKVYAERDPKNLPWGELGIDVVMECTGIFTKREQAAMHLEAGAKKVLISAPATGADLTVVYGVNHDKIAPEHTVISNASCTTNCLAPVAHVLNQAIGIERGYMTTIHAYTGDQKLHDNLHSDMRRARAGALSLIPTSTGAARAVGEVLPELKGKLDGTAIRVPTANVSVVDLKFVPSRATTVDEINDAIRNAASNQLAGVLGVNDEELVSCDFNHNTYSSVFDLTQTQTVEGTLVRVLSWYDNEWGFSNRMLDTAAVYGRA, from the coding sequence ATGGCCATTCGGGTTGCAATCAACGGCTTCGGCCGCATCGGCCGCATGGTGTTCCGTGCCGCGATGGAGTCGAACCGCACCGACCTGGAATTCGTCGCGATCAACGATCTGGGCTCGCCGAAGGCCAATGCCCACCTGCTGAAATACGACTCCGTGCACGGCCGCCTGAACCAGGATGTGAGCGTCGACGGCGACACGATCCGCGTCGGCGACCGCGCCGTGAAGGTCTATGCCGAGCGCGACCCGAAAAACCTGCCCTGGGGCGAGCTGGGTATCGACGTGGTGATGGAATGCACCGGCATCTTCACCAAACGCGAGCAGGCCGCCATGCACCTGGAGGCCGGCGCGAAGAAGGTGCTGATTTCCGCGCCCGCCACCGGCGCCGACCTGACCGTGGTCTATGGCGTGAACCACGACAAGATCGCGCCCGAGCACACGGTGATCTCGAACGCCTCCTGCACCACCAACTGCCTGGCTCCGGTCGCCCACGTCCTGAACCAGGCCATCGGCATCGAGCGTGGCTACATGACCACGATCCACGCCTATACCGGCGACCAGAAGCTGCACGACAACCTGCACAGCGACATGCGCCGCGCCCGTGCCGGCGCGCTCAGCCTGATCCCGACCTCCACCGGTGCCGCCCGCGCCGTGGGCGAGGTGCTGCCGGAGCTGAAGGGCAAGCTGGACGGCACCGCCATCCGCGTGCCGACCGCCAATGTCTCGGTCGTCGACCTGAAATTCGTGCCGTCCCGCGCCACCACGGTGGACGAGATCAACGACGCGATCCGCAATGCCGCCTCGAACCAACTGGCGGGCGTGCTGGGCGTCAATGACGAGGAACTGGTCTCCTGCGACTTCAACCACAACACCTATTCCAGCGTGTTCGACCTGACCCAGACCCAGACGGTCGAGGGCACGCTGGTGCGCGTGCTGTCCTGGTATGACAACGAATGGGGCTTCTCCAACCGCATGTTGGACACGGCCGCCGTCTATGGTCGCGCCTAG
- a CDS encoding class I fructose-bisphosphate aldolase: MKTTQKVRKILSYYESDNPGTKANLARILMQGKLGGTGKVVILPVDQGFEHGPARSFAPNPVGYDPHYHFQLALDAGLSAYAAPLGMIEAGADTYAGQIPTILKVNSANSLARMKDQAITGSVSDALRLGCSAIGFTIYPGSDDQFEMMEEIREMAEEAKSVGLAVVVWSYPRGGDLTKEAETAVDICAYAAHMAALLGAHIIKVKPPTAAIGLEAARKAYADIDTSTLTKRIEHVVQSCFNGRRLVVFSGGEAKGLDGILGEIREIAAGGATGSIIGRNTFQRPRDEAIAMLNQIIDIYKGRG, encoded by the coding sequence ATGAAGACCACGCAGAAAGTCCGCAAAATCCTCTCCTATTACGAGAGCGACAATCCCGGCACCAAGGCGAACCTCGCCCGCATCCTGATGCAGGGCAAGCTCGGCGGCACCGGCAAGGTGGTGATCCTGCCGGTGGACCAGGGCTTCGAGCACGGGCCGGCGCGCAGCTTCGCGCCGAACCCGGTCGGCTATGACCCGCACTACCACTTCCAGTTGGCGCTGGACGCCGGCCTTTCGGCCTATGCGGCACCGCTCGGCATGATCGAGGCGGGCGCGGATACCTATGCCGGCCAGATCCCGACCATCCTGAAGGTGAACAGTGCCAACAGCCTGGCCCGCATGAAGGACCAGGCGATCACCGGCTCGGTTTCGGACGCGCTGCGCCTCGGCTGCTCCGCCATCGGCTTCACCATCTATCCGGGCTCGGACGACCAGTTCGAGATGATGGAAGAAATCCGCGAAATGGCGGAAGAGGCCAAGTCGGTCGGCCTGGCCGTCGTGGTGTGGTCCTATCCGCGCGGCGGCGACCTGACCAAGGAGGCCGAAACCGCGGTCGACATCTGCGCCTATGCCGCGCACATGGCGGCATTGCTGGGCGCCCACATCATCAAGGTGAAGCCGCCGACGGCGGCCATCGGTCTGGAGGCGGCCCGCAAGGCCTATGCCGACATCGACACCTCGACGCTCACCAAGCGCATCGAGCACGTGGTGCAGTCCTGCTTCAACGGCCGGCGCCTGGTGGTGTTCTCGGGCGGCGAGGCGAAGGGCCTGGACGGCATTCTGGGCGAGATCCGCGAGATCGCCGCCGGCGGTGCCACCGGCTCGATCATCGGCCGCAACACCTTCCAGCGTCCGCGCGACGAGGCGATTGCGATGCTGAACCAGATCATCGACATCTACAAGGGCCGCGGCTGA
- the aroA gene encoding 3-phosphoshikimate 1-carboxyvinyltransferase has translation MATATNPLRGPLFAAPSAVPLTGRVRVPGDKSISHRALMLGGLAIGETRVTGLLEGEDVLATAAAMRMLGAEVERLTDGSWRVHGTGVGGLAEPDNVLDMGNAGTGARLLMGLLASHPLTAFLTGDASLRRRPMARVTTPLALCGARFVGREGGRLPLAVVGAREPVAIDYRLPVASAQVKSAILLAGLNAAGTTRVIEPEATRDHTERMMRHFGASVTRGEEKSEGVIELAGEAVLRGADVLVPADPSSAAFPMAAALLVPGSDVTCTDLCLNPGRIGLIETLREMGADLTIENAREQNGEPVGDVRVRHGRLKGVTVPAERAPSMIDEYPVLAAIAAVAEGKTHMPGIGELRVKESDRLDAVARGLEACGVRVSADADSLTVAGGEAVRGNGRSGTAIRTDLDHRIAMAFAVLGLAARDGVRVDDAAPIATSFPDFVPLMQRLGADLRVGGESGRETGA, from the coding sequence ATGGCCACCGCCACCAACCCTCTTCGCGGCCCGCTGTTCGCCGCGCCGTCCGCCGTTCCGCTCACCGGCCGCGTGCGCGTGCCCGGCGACAAGTCGATCTCGCACCGCGCGCTGATGCTGGGGGGGCTGGCGATCGGCGAAACCCGCGTCACCGGCCTGCTGGAGGGCGAGGATGTGCTGGCGACCGCGGCCGCCATGCGGATGCTCGGCGCCGAGGTCGAGCGCCTGACCGACGGTAGTTGGCGCGTGCACGGCACCGGCGTCGGCGGCCTGGCCGAGCCGGACAACGTGCTCGACATGGGCAATGCCGGCACCGGCGCGCGCCTGCTGATGGGCCTGCTGGCCAGCCATCCGCTCACCGCCTTCCTGACCGGCGACGCCTCGCTCCGCCGCCGCCCCATGGCCCGCGTCACGACGCCGCTCGCCCTATGTGGCGCCCGATTCGTCGGGCGCGAGGGCGGCCGCCTGCCGCTCGCCGTCGTGGGCGCGCGCGAGCCGGTGGCGATCGACTACCGCCTGCCCGTGGCCTCGGCCCAGGTGAAGTCGGCCATCCTTCTGGCCGGCCTGAACGCCGCCGGCACCACCCGCGTGATCGAGCCGGAAGCGACCCGCGACCACACCGAGCGCATGATGCGCCATTTCGGCGCGAGCGTGACCCGCGGCGAGGAAAAGAGCGAGGGCGTGATCGAACTGGCCGGCGAGGCCGTGCTGCGCGGCGCCGATGTGCTGGTGCCGGCCGATCCCTCGTCCGCGGCCTTCCCCATGGCGGCGGCGCTGCTGGTGCCGGGCTCGGACGTGACCTGCACCGATCTCTGCCTCAACCCCGGCCGCATCGGCCTGATCGAGACGCTGCGCGAAATGGGCGCCGACCTCACCATCGAGAACGCGCGCGAGCAGAATGGCGAGCCCGTCGGCGACGTGCGCGTGCGCCATGGCAGGCTCAAGGGCGTGACCGTGCCGGCGGAGCGCGCGCCCAGCATGATCGACGAATACCCGGTGCTGGCCGCCATCGCCGCCGTGGCCGAGGGCAAGACCCACATGCCCGGCATCGGCGAATTGCGGGTGAAGGAGAGCGACCGGCTCGACGCCGTTGCTCGTGGCCTGGAGGCCTGCGGCGTGCGGGTCAGCGCCGATGCCGACAGCCTGACGGTCGCGGGCGGCGAGGCCGTGCGGGGCAACGGCCGGAGCGGCACCGCGATTCGCACCGACCTGGACCACCGCATCGCCATGGCCTTCGCCGTGCTGGGCCTCGCCGCCCGCGATGGCGTCCGCGTCGACGACGCCGCCCCCATCGCGACCAGCTTCCCCGACTTCGTGCCGCTGATGCAGCGCCTGGGCGCCGATCTCCGCGTCGGCGGGGAGAGCGGCAGGGAGACCGGCGCGTGA
- the thiE gene encoding thiamine phosphate synthase, with translation MVEDDRFLYLISPESVTTPEALDAFAPKLEEALATDQVAAFQLRLKGVSDDWIATAVRRLLPLCRARDVAFILNDRPDLAVALDCDGAHVSADEDMPIAKAREILGEDRILGATCRDSRHMAFEAGEDGADYVAFGAFFPSTSKAAKSRVTPDMLEWWSEIAVLPSVAIGGITAENCGPIYKAGADYICVISAVWDHPAGPAAGVQALVDACQAA, from the coding sequence GTGGTCGAAGACGACCGCTTTCTCTACCTGATCTCGCCGGAGTCGGTCACGACGCCGGAGGCCCTGGACGCGTTCGCGCCGAAGCTGGAGGAGGCGCTCGCCACCGACCAGGTCGCGGCGTTCCAGTTGCGGCTGAAAGGCGTCTCCGACGACTGGATCGCCACCGCGGTGCGGCGCCTGCTGCCGCTCTGCCGCGCCCGCGACGTCGCCTTCATCCTGAACGACCGGCCCGACCTCGCCGTCGCGCTGGATTGCGACGGCGCCCATGTCTCGGCGGACGAGGACATGCCCATCGCCAAGGCGCGGGAAATCCTGGGCGAGGACCGCATCCTGGGCGCCACCTGCCGCGACAGCCGCCATATGGCGTTCGAGGCGGGCGAAGACGGCGCCGACTATGTCGCCTTCGGCGCCTTCTTCCCCAGCACCAGCAAGGCCGCCAAGAGCCGCGTGACGCCAGACATGCTGGAATGGTGGAGCGAGATCGCGGTGCTGCCGTCGGTCGCCATCGGCGGCATCACGGCCGAGAATTGCGGCCCGATCTACAAGGCCGGCGCCGACTATATCTGCGTCATCTCCGCTGTCTGGGACCATCCGGCCGGCCCCGCCGCCGGCGTGCAAGCCCTGGTCGACGCCTGCCAGGCCGCCTGA